The following is a genomic window from Heliangelus exortis chromosome 13, bHelExo1.hap1, whole genome shotgun sequence.
TGCTTGAAGCAGGTCTCACATTCAAAGAAGCAATCTTGCTCCTCAGCTGTTGGCTACCAGATACTGCATTAGTTTTGTTCCTGTCTCTCACCATCTCAGCTGTCTTCCTAGAATAGAAGGTCATGTTATAAAGGCATAGATAAATAGTAAGCAGAGGATCCAATTTATGGAACAAAGCTGGAAAGCATATTATAGGCtgttaataattttgaaaaaatgttatCAATGAAAAATATACCACTTTGCTAGTAAGTTGGGCTAAAGTATCTTCAAGAAGacacccaaaatatttttaaagaaataaaaacagactCCCTTCAGGTTCCTGGTTATTTGCAGATCATGCTCTAGGATTATGCACTCTGGAAAGAACTGTAGGAtgcagcaaaaaataaaactagtcCTTGAAGGACTGAAAGTTTCTTTTCAGCAGATCTTTTCTCATTAAGCTCTCTCTAACTATAATGCTTGAGCCCTACAAGGGTGGAGCTGTCCAAGAGAAGTATCtaacatttatttataaactCTTACAAATGGCAAATGCCATGAGCTTACCCAAAAGATATTTATGCTCCAATTTACttcaaagtattaaaaaaaggtTGCAATTTTGGGTGTAACCATCCCAAATGGAAGAGAACCTGTCTCTCTGCACAAGGCAGACACCTTTAGGGCATCTCCAGAGTGTGGTTCAATGAGACACACACTGAGGTGGCCAGAAACCTCTGCTGGAACTTGTTAGAGAAGCATTTGTGATTTACCACTCACTGTGCTGGAAGCTCACAGAGCTATCAGGCATTGCTTCTATACCCCaagattttaatttcactgCCTTTTTCATAACACTGTGGCTTTAGccatattaatttttccttctttaaggCCATTTTCTGTAAATGGTCTCCCAACCAAAAGAAGAACCTTGCAGTTACTACCTAAATATTAATTCCCTAGTTGTATGGACAAGCAGCACTGACCAACACCTTCCTCAACGTTTTTGCCAAGGAAAtcagttgtttggggttttttttcctgttgcttcaGAAATAAGTCTGGTATTTCAGTTTAACTCACCTGCCATGCTGGACATGTTCACCAACCTCCCCTGGGATTTCCGCAGTAAGGGTAAGAAGGTTTTGGACACCTCTACAGCCCCAAAGAAATTCACCTCCATGCACTGCCTGTATGTGCTCATGGGGAGCAGCTCACCATCTGCAGGGAAGCCCAGGATTCCTGCGTTGTTCACGActccccagagccctgggaagaggaaaaagcagaggtgtgcaatgcagcaggacagcagctccTTAACAACCCAACTGAGGAGCTGGATGCTGCCTCCAGATCCAAACAGAGGAGATCTGCAGCTACAGATCCACATTAGGCTCTCCATGAAGAGTCACCTCTGGTTTTTGTGTGCCCCAGAAAGCAGGAGGCATCAATATCAATACCCTGAGTGCTCACAGACTGTGCCATGgaaatcacacacacacctaAGTCATGAGGCACCCAACAGGCAAGAGGTGGACCTTGTAAGCAGCTACATTACTACTCCcatgataaaggaaaaaaaaaaaaggaaaaagggaaaaaaaaaaaaggaaaaaggggaaaaaaaaaaaggaaaaagggaaaaaaaaaaaggaaaaagggggaaaaaaaaggaaaaagggggaaaaaaaaggaaaaagggggaaaaaaaaggaaaaagggggaaaaaaaaggaaaaagggggaaaaaaaaaggaaaaaggggaaaaaaaaggaaaaaggggaaaaaaaaaggaaaaagggggaaaaaaaaggaaaaagggaaaaaaaaggaaaaagggaaaaaaaaaggaaaaagggaaaaaaaaaggaaaaagggaaaaaaaggaaaagagggagagggagagggagagggaagagggaagagggaagagggaagagggaagagggaagagggaagagggaagagggaagagggaagagggaagagggaagagggaagagggaagagggaagagggaagagggaagagggaagagggaagagggaagagggaagagggaagagggaagagggaagagggaaaagggaaaagggaaaaggaaaaaaggaaaaaaggaaaaaaggaaaaaaggaaaaaaggaaaaaaggaaaaaaggaaaaaaggaaaaaaggaaaaaaggaaaaaaggaaaaaaggaaaaaaggaaaaaaggaaaaaaggaaaagttttacCTTTGTTTTTCAACTTCTCTGAGACTTTTAGATAGGCTTCCTTGACCTGGGTGGCATTGGTTATATCCATCTGCAGGAGAGACAGTCTCTGAGAACAGGTTTGtctcagctcctcagctccaggTCCATCCTTGTTCAAAACCCCAGCAAACACCACAAACCCCAAGCTGTCCAGGTATTTAGCCAGTGCGTGTCCGATCCCAGTGTCACTTCCTGAAAGCATCAAAAAGACACTTGAAAAGTTACATGCAAATGTAGCcaaaaagatgataaaaataaagtcactgaaatgcaaatatttggaGGATAATACAGTAGAAGGAAAGGTTCAGATCTGAAGATTTGAGGAGCTGAACCTTCAGGTGTTGCACAAAGTCTGACAGACCTCTTGGCTCCCAGTTGATGTTCACCAGCTCATGTTCTCCTACTGAGTGACTCCAagatttacagagaaaaaaaaaaaagcagagtggttctatataaatatttagatttAAACTTCATAACAAAAgtatctaggaaaaaaaaaccaacagaaacacTTAAATAGTTTAGTTTGAAATGTCAGATAGACAAAGCAACTACAGGACACTGGAATTCAAAGAAATTGGTAGGTTCTGTTTGCTAATTCAAATAAGTTGTGTTATTCCAGTCCAACATCATCTGAATCCttctgaaaaatcctttttggTCACAGGCTGCCACCAAGCCAATGCTAACCAGCTGCTTCTTTACCAGAAAAGGAATTCAGTGCTTTCAAACCCTAAGACCCAGCTGTCTAATTCATGCAAACTTCCAGCAGAAATTCTCTTATTCTCTCTATAAAATTATTCCCAACCTTTGTACAGGTAAAGCCAGGAACAACCCAATGCAGGAATCAACATTAAACAAATGAGCCACAAAGCTTTCTGAGGTCACAATTGTGTCCTTCTGGTAATAATTACAATTATTTAACAAATAATTCCATTGATTCAAAAGCCTCTCCGTTTCACAACGTATTTTGCTGTCACTATCTTAAGCTGCTTTTAAGTGTTTTCTCTCCCAGTGTCTTTTTAAACTCCAGTTTCCATTCTTCCCATCTACTCAGAAGCAGCTTAGCAAAGGGGGAAACATCTCCCCCATCTGCCCCAAGCAGCAACACAGGGCTCTGCCAGGGACAGAGTTTATAGGGACTGTGCTGCAGGAGTTCTGCAAAGGGCAGTGTCAGGAGGAAAATGAGGATTTTATGAAATTTACACAGCTTTTACACTGAGCTACATCAGCATGTCCTGCAGAATGGCACTGCAGCCTCCCCTGGATGCTGATGTGACCCCAGATCCATGGAGCTTTACCAGACCTCAGCTATCTCCTGAAACAGCAATTTCTTACCTCAGCTTCCAAACCCACCTGCATGGCCAAAACCTTAATGCAGGACAAAATGTTGGGACTCCTAAAAGTTCTGGACTAGCTCTTCAATTGTGAAAGACCTGAGATACTCCCTGCTTAACCCTACCAGAAACTATAATGTTTAATCTGATTTTGGCACACCAAGGCAGATATTATCATAGCTATACATGGGCCTGGTCCTGTACCCAGACTCCACAGTCAGAAGAATTTGCCAGAGAGACTCCTCTTTCTTGTGCTGGATCTTAATTTGTGTTCTGTCTTTCAACTGGGGCTTTAGTcctgaaactttaaaaaaactaattCCAGGTGACATGAAAGAAACATGTACTAAATGCCTGGATCAATCAGTGCAAGATGTTGAAAGGAATTACTTCTGCTCCACttaatcctttttaaaaaaaaaaaaaaaaatgtggtttggcATTTTTGAAGTCTGCAGTTTGTTCAAGATGCACCAGATCACCACATACATAACACTTTGCTTCCAGCAACCCTGACCTGAAAGAGAAGAACAAACCTGCATTCTTGGAATTCCCTGAAGAGACATGAAGAGGCCTGCAATTATCCCAAAGACATGAGAGATCTCTGGGTTCAGGGGTGGGGTgtgcttccttctttctctcttagTGAAAAATCCTATTTCTGGATCAAATCCTTTCACTTGCATCCTTCCCATCAAGCACACAGCCACAAGGGTACATAAAGCTTAATTTTACACAGCAGCTTTAACTTGGAAAGAGGCAGAGTTCTCAAAAAGTAGAGATGGGTGTAGCAACCCCGagtaggaaataaaaagcagagttgatgtgtgcctgctgctgggtttgTCCCCTGCTTTTATCAAAACAAGTCTGACTTGATTTTCAGACCCATTATTGAACTCCAGAGAAGCTTTAGACTTCAACTCACAGAATTCTTACAATATTCTATAGACAAGGAACAGATAattcccctccatccccttttcTATGTCAAAAACAAGTATTTGTGAATAACTAGAAGATTTTTATAACGAGAGGCTGTCAGTAGCAACCAAAACTGAACTGCTACTGGGATTTCATCATGAGCTCACACCAAGCATCAGACACACCAAGTCACACACCAGGAATGAAAAGACCAAGTTAAGTGGAGAAAATCATCCCACTGCATCCAGAATAACCAAGGCAAGAATTTTACAGTTCCTGACACTTCAGAGCTTCTTGGTCATTTAATTTTTAGGGAAGCTGGCAATTGGGTCTGTTTGCATGCCAGGGGCTTCTGTTTAAGGACACTGTCCCAGTGAGATGATCCATAGAAATGTTTCAGCCATGACTTTAAGACTGCTCCCACACCCACACTAATTCATGTGAAAAAAGTCACAACTGGGCAGATTTTCCCTTGTCATTATACCTGGCAAACTgctgatttaaataaataacagaCAGCAGCACCCATACAAAGGCCACCCAAAGAATATGAGAAGAGTATCTGAGAAAGCcagaacacagcagcagcatccctcagCCCTTTGGGGCTGAAAGGGGctggagaataaaataaaaaatgaaatacattacTATTTCTCATTAAATGCCTGCCTCAGGTCTTGTCTAAACTGGAGAAAAGGACACCAAATTTATTTCAAGGCACCTTGCACACATCCTCCAGCTGGTATGGAACAACAGGACTACAGTCAGAGTAATTTAAGCAAGCAATGTGTTGAGTAATTGTTGCAGTTGATGAAGGGTTTGACTGATTGCTTACCAGTCAGGATTTAAATAAAGTCCGAGCAGAGCCTCCTCAGCTGTGTCAGAGGTGTCCAAACTTGCACTTCTTCAGGACACTTGCAGCACAGGTAGAAAGAAAGTACATTCACTTGCTGCAGCATACCCAAAAGTTCTTCACTCCCCTGTATTGCTCTAATTTAAACTCTCTAGGGCAGGTAAGCTCCAAGACAGtgctttttcctgaagaattcCAATCTTAAAAAGAGCAAGGAGATGCTCAACCCCTGTGTCTGCAGGGGGGGAAGCAGTGCTCCCCATTGCCCCTGCCTGATACCCATCATCTGATTCACCTCCAGGAGAAACCCAGCTGGCAGGTAAAACCACAAGGGGAGAACTCTCTGCTCATCTTGTCCTCTCTTAACTTTTCTATTTAATCTCGATATTAATGCTTGCCAGACAAATCTAAATTATTTCCAGGTGTCTccataaaacaaaatgaaattctgCAAGAAATAGCTATATAAACTAAAGCAATTTAATTCAGCtttccagaggggaaaaaagagaaaatataaaacaaaaaaagagcagttaGCAGTGTAGGAAGCAGTTGGCAGGCACTCTGGTTTAAAGGTTTGATTAACAATAATAAACAACATTTAAAGTTTTagaagaaacaggagaaaagccataaaactgcaaaaatgcCATCCCTGCAAAATAGAAGTGGGTTTTGAGTAGATCAGGGTGTTAATAGAGACTGAATTAATTAGCTCTGAACTTTCACTACTAGTGAAGGAAATTACTCACTCCTGAGTGATTTCATGCATCATTTCAAAGAGGTGGAAGCCAACCAGTGTCTTGAAGTACAGACATGATATATACAGTGTGTACCATGCAAGTGTGCACACCAAGAGGTAATCACACATCCAGAACCAGTGCAATCAATTCAAGTAAACAAAAGTAATGTATGAATGCAGTGTTCCAAGGGCTTCCAGAAACTAATGTCTCTCCTAAAAGATTAGACCATCATAAGTGTTCTCAGGCTTTTTTGCACCAGTTAATTTCACAAATATGTCTAAAAAGCTACTTGTAAAGATGAAACaagatactaaaaaaataatagcatcTATTAAGTTGCTTTTCTACTTAATTTCAGACCACTTAtttacctggaaaaaaacatctctgacaaagcaaatataaaaacattaaataaaagaaacctTATAAGCATGCACTTCAGAGATACCTAACCCAAGGACAGAAAGTTTTCCAGCCCACTTGTGAGAAAAGCCAGTTTTTACTTCCCAGCAGACACCCGTGGCACCTTACCTGTGATGAGCACAGCTTTGTCCCCCACGGGCAGCAGTGCCCTGCCACCCAGGTACACCCAGGAGCCAAGGCACACAATGCAGAACACCACCagcccccctcctgcccccagcccagccccagacAGCAGCCCCAGCAAGGTGGGCAGGAGGCTCCACACCagcatgtttgctttttttgccagGCTTCTCTTGGCCACGCAGAGCAGAGTCACCCCAAAAAGTGTGGTGATGCCCACGCAGAGCCAGCCAAGGGGGCTGCCAGCAAGAGCATCCATCAGCAAGGGGGAGAAGcaggcacagacacacaccccagcaccagctgggtAAAAGCAGGTGTTGCTAAATGCAGCACGTGTTATAtaggagcagggggtggggcAGAGAGAGGGGACTCTGTTAGAGGTTTGACATAATCTTGCTTACCCTTGGCATcagcaagaagcagaagctttccttttcttaccTTTTATTCCTTCTGCCTGACAGCTCCACCTTCTGAATAATATGCTGGCTGGATAATGACTGACAGCCCTGGGAATGGACATGATGTAGAAAGCTCTGCTTTCAGCAAAAGAATTAACTGCTATATGTTTTACACGTTTAAAGTGCGTTTCCCCAGATAGTGGAAAATTTCCTTTGTGGGAAAGTTTCCTTTATGGGAAATAGGTGGAATTTCCTGCCTAAAAACTTGGGGTGTGGAACTGATTTTTGATGGGCAGTGAAGGAAGGGAGTCAGGACAGGGTTATTTACTCTCTGTGGTGCAAACTGTGTGGTTAGTGTTGGGCTTTATCAGCCCTCTTTCAACAAAAAGCTCAAAATGACCTTCCCTGCCTTAGTGCACCCCTTTGGCTATTCAGCTACTCCACATTCACGGAATCCCTACAGTTAACAGACATTCAGGGGGGTctggaggctgggaaggggTGATTTCTGGTTTGTTATCAAGGGCAAACCCTGTCAAGTTACCACATGTAACACACCTGAGACTGAGTCTTCAGTTGACCTCCAGTGATGACATTAACCTTGGTTTTGATGGGAAACACTGGTTCataaacagagaaagaaagaaaaagaaaaaaaaagcaatttactAATTGTATGTGTGAGGTGTAACACCTACTGTGGTGTACTCTGCAAGTGATTTAAACAAAAAGACAAGAACATCTGAAAACCCATCTAGCAGAAAGGACTGAAATACTATGCAGTCATACTTAACTCTGTTTAAAGAGCCCTGCTAATTGGTTTGAGAGATGAGCATAATAAGAGAGATCAGCACACAACAGGTTAACATGGTGTAGCTGgtttactgaaagaaaacacactgctgacctatttttttttttttttaggcagaCATCAGAAGATTGAAGTGCAGGGTGCAAACCTAACATGAGACACAAGCACGTTTTCCCTTCATTATTCCTTTGAGGTTTTATGGGATGATAAATCTGttcaatataaatttttaaagccAGTGAAATAGTTTACATATCTCTATAGGTAGTTTATATTACAGATGAGGTCACTGTCTTAAAGGAATATTACCCTTGAGGCTTGCTTGTCATTCATTACTATTGTGAGCACTCATTCATCCATTCTCCCACTAGTGCATGAAGTGTAAACTGTTTTCACTTCTCTGccatttgctgcttctgcttttagTAGCACACTGGACTTGGGCTCAGCTACACCTTGCCCTCTGTTAAGGCACCTCCTTAAAGATTTTCTTGGAGGATTCTTTCTCTCCCTAATTGGTCTTTATGATCACAAATGTGCTGGCATTTAAGGCATCCACTCTCACACTTGAGGATACAGAGAGATGGAGTTTCTGCATAGTGGGGAAGAGGGTCAGAAGTGACCACATCCAGCTTGATGTCCACCTTCAGTCCTCTCAGCCTGCAAGGAAAGAGGTGGCCAAGAGGCAAAGCAAGAGCTTTAccccctgctccatcccccaCTGCAATGCATATGTGCCCTCCCTTATACACTGAACCAGAGTGGGGGGATATATGGACTGTGAGGATGCCAGGGGCACCCATGGGACACAtgcctgctgctgtgctgacaCAACCTCTGTCTGcacccacagcactgcagaaccACTGGGTTCTGGTGAGAGCTGAACTCTCTGGATTAacattgaatttttattttgaatacaAATATAACTGCTGAAGGCTTCTTGTAATGAGAAGCTGACCACATCCTGGTGTGTGAATCAAATTATATGTAAGTCCTCATGCAGGTCACAAGACAGGCTGCTGTTGGGAAGGAGGGTATAATCTAAAACTGGCTAAGAAATATCTTGTACCCACCTGATGTACCCTCTGCACATCTTCCAACACCATTAAAGACAGATTGCTACTTCAGAAGTTTTCAGCACAATTTTTCAAGGAGATATGTTGTCCCCTATCCATCTCATGTCCCCTGTCCACCTGAAGCAAGCATCTACCTTCCTTTCTACCACCTTGGTATACCTCTGGTTCTTACAGCTCCACATTAACACAAGACTGCAATTGAATTTGCCTAATTTCCTATTTGTCTGTGCCATGCCTACTCATGCAATGAGTGTACACCCTTATCTCATCTCCTTCTTGCTAGTTTTGCTGGCAAAGCTGTGGCTCCTCCAAATAATCAGGATGTTGTTTCAACATGACACCTACCTAACAAGGAGAATGGATTTGAGCTACTTGATTTTGAGCTAAGCTTAACCTT
Proteins encoded in this region:
- the HSD17B2 gene encoding 17-beta-hydroxysteroid dehydrogenase type 2 isoform X1, producing MDALAGSPLGWLCVGITTLFGVTLLCVAKRSLAKKANMLVWSLLPTLLGLLSGAGLGAGGGLVVFCIVCLGSWVYLGGRALLPVGDKAVLITGSDTGIGHALAKYLDSLGFVVFAGVLNKDGPGAEELRQTCSQRLSLLQMDITNATQVKEAYLKVSEKLKNKGLWGVVNNAGILGFPADGELLPMSTYRQCMEVNFFGAVEVSKTFLPLLRKSQGRLVNMSSMAGGIPLPRYAAYGASKAALSMFSGVMRQELSKWGIKVAAIHPSGFRTGIQGTSDLWDKQEKELMENLPADTRQEYGEDYLLGLKSYLLHMPEYCAADLSPVLSAILHALLAKRPHGIYTPGKGAYVPLCIFCCFPLWFYDFFISKMLSTDSVPRALRTSEAGSKNL